In one window of Nicotiana tabacum cultivar K326 chromosome 12, ASM71507v2, whole genome shotgun sequence DNA:
- the LOC107830733 gene encoding photosystem II stability/assembly factor HCF136, chloroplastic, whose protein sequence is MACSCWNSIFTPLKPTYNTISSAAASPHHHQLPRLVPRASSSINRRQLIAETAAAIALPPLLGAGISPIPAKADEVPLSEWERVYLPIDPGVVLLDIAFVPDDPTHGFLLGTRQTILETKDGGTTWASRSIASAEEEDFNYRFNSISFKGKEGWIIGKPAILLYTSDAGETWQRIPLSSQLPGDMVYIKATGEKSAEMVTDEGAIYVTSNKGYNWKAAIQETVSATLNRTVSSGISGASYYTGTFSTVNRSPDGRYVAVSSRGNFYLTWEPGQAYWQPHNRAVARRIQNMGWRADGGLWLLVRGGGLYLSKGTGLSEDFEEVSVQSRGFGILDVGYRSQDEAWAAGGSGILLKTKNGGKTWIRDKAADNIAANLYSVKFINDNQGFVLGNDGVLLKYLG, encoded by the exons ATGGCATGTTCTTGCTGGAACTCCATTTTCACTCCTCTCAAACCTACTTATAACACCATTTCTTCTGCTGCTGCTTCGCCTCATCACCATCAGCTTCCTCGGTTGGTACCAAGAGCATCATCTAGTATTAATCGCAGGCAGTTAATCGCTGAGACTGCTGCTGCCATTGCACTACCGCCATTGCTCGGAGCCGGAATCTCACCTATCCCTGCTAAAGCTGACGAGGTGCCTCTCTCTGAATGGGAAAGAGTTTATCTTCCTATTGACCCTGGTGTCGTCCTTCTCGACATTGCCTTCGTTCCCGATGACCCCACTCACG GTTTTCTACTGGGGACCAGGCAAACTATTTTGGAAACAAAGGATGGAGGAACTACTTGGGCATCAAGATCTATAGCTTCTGCCGAAGAGGAAGATTTCAATTATAGGTTTAATTCTATCAGTTTCAAAGGCAAGGAAGGGTGGATTATTGGAAAACCAGCAATCTTGTTGTATACTTCCGATGCTGGTGAAACCTGGCAGCGGATACCCTTGAGTTCTCAACTTCCTGGTGATATG GTTTATATCAAGGCAACTGGAGAAAAAAGTGCAGAAATGGTAACTGACGAAGGTGCAATATATGTTACATCGAACAAGGGATACAACTGGAAGGCTGCTATACAAGAAACTGTGTCCGCTACCCTTAATAG AACAGTTTCTAGTGGCATTAGTGGTGCCAGTTACTATACAGGCACTTTCAGTACTGTTAATCGCTCTCCTGATGGACGTTATGTAGCTGTTTCAAGCCGTGGTAACTTCTATTTGACCTGGGAGCCAGGGCAG GCGTACTGGCAACCGCATAACAGAGCTGTGGCTAGAAGAATCCAAAACATGGGCTGGAGGGCTGATGGTGGTCTTTGGCTACTTGTGCGTGGTGGAGGGCTATACCTCAGCAAGGGCACAGGG TTATCAgaggactttgaagaagtttctGTACAAAGCCGTGGTTTTGGCATTCTTGATGTCGGCTACCGCTCACAG GATGAGGCATGGGCTGCTGGTGGAAGTGGGATTTTATTGAAGACCAAAAATGGCGGCAAGACATGGATTCGTGACAAAGCAGCTGATAATATTGCTGCGAATCTTTATTCGGTGAA GTTTATCAATGACAACCAGGGATTTGTACTGGGTAATGATGGTGTTTTACTCAAGTATCTTGGATAG